In Gossypium raimondii isolate GPD5lz chromosome 12, ASM2569854v1, whole genome shotgun sequence, a single window of DNA contains:
- the LOC105764803 gene encoding SWI/SNF complex subunit SWI3A isoform X2, translated as MENKPRHDPNPDSNRPEEPELDLYTIPSYSSWFAWNDIHETERQALKEFFEGSSISRTPKIYKEYRDFIINKYREDPSRRLTFTEIRKSLIGDVTLLHKVFRFLETWGLINFLAPPPPHEGSENDDRVRVENGAPNGVRVVATPNSLRPLSAPVVKGKNSGGGVEESGVKLPPLASYSDVFGDLKRLHCGSCGDNCHSGYHEYKKDTFIVCDKCFKNGNYGEDKSMDDFELKDCREKSAANGTVWTEAETLLLLDSVLKHGDDWDLVAQNVQTKSKLDCITKLIELPFGESLIDSAKGRGNSSGTSMSMNGIKPVVVPSSEDQENIINEDQGYDGANENEKNGDSENQEPPLKKKRTASTSDADSSLMKQVARISTMVGPQITAAAAEAAVAMLSDEMSCPREIFYGDHIDLTNGSLSPSIYQQERAHNTEESEIKERSNPSESQETHPKKSDIPLPLRIRAAVATGLGAAAAHAKLLAVQEEKEIEHLVATIIEAQLKKLNSKIKHCEDAELLMEKEYAAIEGLKEYILGERINILRTTYNTGTSKLLEHSSVQSQTSNLG; from the exons ATGGAGAACAAGCCTCGACATGACCCGAACCCGGATTCAAATCGACCCGAAGAACCAGAGCTCGACCTCTACACCATACCGAGCTACTCCA gTTGGTTTGCTTGGAACGATATTCACGAAACAGAGAGGCAAGCATTGAAAGAATTCTTCGAAGGCAGCTCAATCTCAAGAACCCCTAAAATCTACAAGGAGTACAGGGATTTCATCATCAACAAATACAGGGAAGACCCTTCTCGCCGCCTCACTTTCACCGAAATCCGCAAATCCCTCATCGGAGACGTCACTTTACTCCACAAGGTCTTCCGCTTCTTGGAAACCTGGGGTTTGATCAACTTCCTCGCCCCGCCTCCACCCCACGAAGGTTCCGAGAACGATGATAGGGTCCGGGTCGAAAACGGGGCCCCGAATGGAGTCCGGGTCGTCGCTACTCCTAATTCGTTGCGGCCGCTTTCGGCGCCGGTCGTTAAGGGTAAGAACAGTGGTGGTGGGGTTGAAGAGAGTGGAGTCAAGTTGCCTCCCCTGGCTTCATATTCTGATGTTTTTGGTGATTTGAAGAGACTACATTGTGGTAGTTGTGGAGATAATTGTCATTCTGGGTACCATGAATATAAAAAg GATACTTTCATAGTTTGCGATAAATGCttcaaaaatggaaattatGGCGAGGACAAGTCTATGGATGATTTCGAGTTGAAAGATTGCCGTGAGAAGAGTGCTGCCAATGGTACTGTGTGGACCGAAGCAGAAACTCTTCTTCTTTTGGATTCTGTTCTGAAACATGGAGATGACTGGGATCTTGTTGCTCAAAATGTTCAAACCAAGTCTAAACTTGATTGTATTACAAAGCTCATTGAGCTGCCTTTTGGGGAGTCTTTGATAGATTCTGCCAAGGGAAGGGGCAATTCCAGCGGTACAAGTATGAGCATGAATGGCATAAAACCAGTTGTTGTTCCTTCATCTGAGGATCAAGAGAATATTATAAACGAGGATCAAGGTTATGATGGTGCAAATGAGAACGAAAAGAATGGGGATTCTGAGAATCAAGAGCCTCCTTTGAAGAAAAAACGCACTGCTTCCACTTCAGATGCTGATAGTTCTCTCATGAAGCAG GTTGCTCGCATCTCTACCATGGTTGGGCCTCAAATCACTGCTGCTGCAGCTGAAGCTGCAGTTGCGATGCTTTCTGATGAAATGTCTTGTCCGAGGGAAATTTTTTATGGTGATCATATTGATTTAACTAATGGGTCGCTATCTCCTTCAATTTATCAGCAAGAAAG AGCTCATAATACAGAAGAGTCAGAGATAAAGGAGAGGTCTAATCCATCag AATCTCAAGAGACACATCCGAAGAAGAGTGACATACCTTTACCATTGCGAATTAGAGCGGCAGTTGCAACAGGTCTTGGAGCAGCAGCTGCTCATGCCAAATTATTAGCTGTGCAGGAAGAGAAGGAGATTGAACATTTAGTTGCAACCATAATCGAAGCACAA TTAAAGAAATTGAACTCCAAAATCAAGCATTGTGAAGATGCGGAGCTTCTAATGGAGAAGGAATATGCTGCAATCGAGGGACTTAAGGAGTATATCCTTGGAGAGCGGATTAATATCTTACGAACAACGTATAACACTGGTACATCCAAATTGTTAGAGCACAGTTCTGTACAATCACAAACCAGCAACTTAGGTTAA
- the LOC105764803 gene encoding SWI/SNF complex subunit SWI3A isoform X1: MENKPRHDPNPDSNRPEEPELDLYTIPSYSSWFAWNDIHETERQALKEFFEGSSISRTPKIYKEYRDFIINKYREDPSRRLTFTEIRKSLIGDVTLLHKVFRFLETWGLINFLAPPPPHEGSENDDRVRVENGAPNGVRVVATPNSLRPLSAPVVKGKNSGGGVEESGVKLPPLASYSDVFGDLKRLHCGSCGDNCHSGYHEYKKDTFIVCDKCFKNGNYGEDKSMDDFELKDCREKSAANGTVWTEAETLLLLDSVLKHGDDWDLVAQNVQTKSKLDCITKLIELPFGESLIDSAKGRGNSSGTSMSMNGIKPVVVPSSEDQENIINEDQGYDGANENEKNGDSENQEPPLKKKRTASTSDADSSLMKQVARISTMVGPQITAAAAEAAVAMLSDEMSCPREIFYGDHIDLTNGSLSPSIYQQERAHNTEESEIKERSNPSDSLAESQETHPKKSDIPLPLRIRAAVATGLGAAAAHAKLLAVQEEKEIEHLVATIIEAQLKKLNSKIKHCEDAELLMEKEYAAIEGLKEYILGERINILRTTYNTGTSKLLEHSSVQSQTSNLG, from the exons ATGGAGAACAAGCCTCGACATGACCCGAACCCGGATTCAAATCGACCCGAAGAACCAGAGCTCGACCTCTACACCATACCGAGCTACTCCA gTTGGTTTGCTTGGAACGATATTCACGAAACAGAGAGGCAAGCATTGAAAGAATTCTTCGAAGGCAGCTCAATCTCAAGAACCCCTAAAATCTACAAGGAGTACAGGGATTTCATCATCAACAAATACAGGGAAGACCCTTCTCGCCGCCTCACTTTCACCGAAATCCGCAAATCCCTCATCGGAGACGTCACTTTACTCCACAAGGTCTTCCGCTTCTTGGAAACCTGGGGTTTGATCAACTTCCTCGCCCCGCCTCCACCCCACGAAGGTTCCGAGAACGATGATAGGGTCCGGGTCGAAAACGGGGCCCCGAATGGAGTCCGGGTCGTCGCTACTCCTAATTCGTTGCGGCCGCTTTCGGCGCCGGTCGTTAAGGGTAAGAACAGTGGTGGTGGGGTTGAAGAGAGTGGAGTCAAGTTGCCTCCCCTGGCTTCATATTCTGATGTTTTTGGTGATTTGAAGAGACTACATTGTGGTAGTTGTGGAGATAATTGTCATTCTGGGTACCATGAATATAAAAAg GATACTTTCATAGTTTGCGATAAATGCttcaaaaatggaaattatGGCGAGGACAAGTCTATGGATGATTTCGAGTTGAAAGATTGCCGTGAGAAGAGTGCTGCCAATGGTACTGTGTGGACCGAAGCAGAAACTCTTCTTCTTTTGGATTCTGTTCTGAAACATGGAGATGACTGGGATCTTGTTGCTCAAAATGTTCAAACCAAGTCTAAACTTGATTGTATTACAAAGCTCATTGAGCTGCCTTTTGGGGAGTCTTTGATAGATTCTGCCAAGGGAAGGGGCAATTCCAGCGGTACAAGTATGAGCATGAATGGCATAAAACCAGTTGTTGTTCCTTCATCTGAGGATCAAGAGAATATTATAAACGAGGATCAAGGTTATGATGGTGCAAATGAGAACGAAAAGAATGGGGATTCTGAGAATCAAGAGCCTCCTTTGAAGAAAAAACGCACTGCTTCCACTTCAGATGCTGATAGTTCTCTCATGAAGCAG GTTGCTCGCATCTCTACCATGGTTGGGCCTCAAATCACTGCTGCTGCAGCTGAAGCTGCAGTTGCGATGCTTTCTGATGAAATGTCTTGTCCGAGGGAAATTTTTTATGGTGATCATATTGATTTAACTAATGGGTCGCTATCTCCTTCAATTTATCAGCAAGAAAG AGCTCATAATACAGAAGAGTCAGAGATAAAGGAGAGGTCTAATCCATCag ACTCTCTTGCAGAATCTCAAGAGACACATCCGAAGAAGAGTGACATACCTTTACCATTGCGAATTAGAGCGGCAGTTGCAACAGGTCTTGGAGCAGCAGCTGCTCATGCCAAATTATTAGCTGTGCAGGAAGAGAAGGAGATTGAACATTTAGTTGCAACCATAATCGAAGCACAA TTAAAGAAATTGAACTCCAAAATCAAGCATTGTGAAGATGCGGAGCTTCTAATGGAGAAGGAATATGCTGCAATCGAGGGACTTAAGGAGTATATCCTTGGAGAGCGGATTAATATCTTACGAACAACGTATAACACTGGTACATCCAAATTGTTAGAGCACAGTTCTGTACAATCACAAACCAGCAACTTAGGTTAA